The following coding sequences are from one Loxodonta africana isolate mLoxAfr1 chromosome 18, mLoxAfr1.hap2, whole genome shotgun sequence window:
- the LOC100672260 gene encoding olfactory receptor-like protein DTMT, with protein sequence MSGKNQTAIFEFILLGLPIEPEQRILFYGLFLAMYVTTVLGNLVIIVLIRLDSHLRTPMYLFLSNLSFSDLCFSSVTMPKLLQNMQSQVSSIPYTGCLAQIYFFLFFGDLESFLLVAMAYDRYVAICFPLHYTTIMSPQLCFSLVALSWVLTTFHAMLHTLLMARLCFCADNLIPHFFCDMSALLKLACSDTQVNELVIFIIGGLVVVIPFLLIIMSYVRIISSILKIPSARGICKAFSTCGSHLSVVSLFFGTIIGLYLCPSADHSTIKETVMAMMYTVVTPMLNPFIYSLRNRDMKGALGRVFCKRKILSSL encoded by the coding sequence ATGTCAGGAAAGAATCAAACCGCCATCTTTGAGTTCATCCTCCTGGGCCTGCCTATTGAACCAGAGCAGCGAATCCTGTTCTATGGCCTGTTCCTGGCCATGTACGTTACCACCGTCCTGGGCAACCTCGTCATCATAGTCCTCATTCGACTGGACTCCCACCTCCGCACACCCATGTACTTGTTTCTCAGCAACTTGTCcttctctgacctctgcttctccTCGGTCACAATGCCCAAATTGCTGCAGAACATGCAGAGCCAAGTCTCATCCATCCCCTACACAGGCTGCCTGGCCCAGATATACTTCTTCCTGTTTTTTGGTGACCTGGAGAGCTTCCTCCTTGtggccatggcctatgaccgctatgtggccatctgcttcccctTGCACTACACCACCATCATGAGCCCCCAGCTCTGTTTCTCCCTGGTGGCACTGTCCTGGGTGCTGACCACGTTCCATGCCATGCTGCACACCCTGCTTATGGCCAGGTTGTGTTTTTGTGCAGACAACTTGATCCCCCATTTTTTCTGTGATATGTCTGCTCTGCTGAAGCTGGCCTGCTCTGACACTCAAGTTAATGAGTTGGTGATATTTATCATAGGAGGACTCGTTGTTGTCATCCCATTCTTACTCATCATCATGTCCTATGTACGAATCATCTCCTCCATCCTCAAGATCCCTTCTGCCAGGGGTATCTGTAAGGCTTTTTCCACGTGTGGCTCCCACCTCTCTGTGGTGTCTCTTTTCTTTGGaacaattattggtctctacttatgCCCATCTGCTGATCATTCTACTATTAAGGAAACTGTCATGGCTATGATGTACACTGTGGTGAcccccatgctgaaccccttcatttacagcctgaggaacagggatatgaagggagccctggggagagtcttttgtaaaagaaaaattctctcctctctatga